A segment of the Streptomyces sp. NBC_01235 genome:
TCGAACCCGGCGAGGACGTCCGCAAGATCACCTTCCGGGCCCGGCCCACCGCCCGCGCGGTGCGCTACGAACTGTTCACCGCGCTCGACCTGGCCGGTGAACCACCGCGCCACCCCAGTGAATTCGACCGTCTGCTAAAGATGGCCCTGGCCGAACGCCCCCGTACCTTCCTGGTCGATGAGGCGCAGTGGCTCAACGGGGAGGCGTTCGAATATTTCCGCTACCTGTGGGACGAACCTGCCACCCAGCTCGCGATCATCTTCGTCGGCGGGGAGGGCTGCCACACCGTGCTGCGCCGCGAACCGATGCTGTCCTCCCGCATCTTCATCTGGCAGCACTTCACCCGCCTCACCCCCGGCGAGGTCCTGGAGGCCATTCCCCTGTTCCACCCGGTGTGGGCCGACGCCGATCCCGACGACATAGCCTTCGCCGACCAGCACGCCGCACACGGCAACTTCCGCGCCTGGGCCCAGCTGACCGCCCACACCCGCACCGCCCTGGCCCGCACCGGCCGCTCCCGTGTGGATCAGGAGCTGCTGCGCTGGGCCTTCAGCCGCCTCGCCTGACCACCACGTCGCCATGCCGCCCGCCGTGCCCCCGCCGCCCGTAGCCGTGGTCATCGACCCAGGCGACGACGCGGTCCACACGCACACTGCCCTGGCCGCCCACCATCCGCCCTCCGGGCGGATCACCCTGCACCCCGGCCCGGGCACCACCAGCGAGACCGGCCTCGCCCACGACCTTCTCGCCGCCCTAGGCAAACCGCCCCTGCTCCCGGGGCGTTTCCCCGCCGGCCGTCAGCCCGCCTGGGAAGCCGCCACCGCCTGGATCACTGCCCTGCCCGTCACCCGGCTGACCGTCCTGCGCACCCACCGCCTCACCGCCCGCCGCACAATGCGCCTCCTGCAACTGCGCGCCCTCACCGGCATCCACCTGACCTTGATCTGCCACCGCCCCCACCTGCCCGCCGCCCTGCACCAGGCCCTGCAGACGGCCGACTACGCCGTCACCACCGACTTCCAGGCCGCCCGCCGCCACTACTACGGCACGACCGCACCCGTACCCCAGCCTGTTGACGAACCCGCCCGGCCGGCAGACCGGTGGCTCACCCTGCCCGTGCTGGACCGCCTCGTCTCCTACGACAGCCCCGCTCCATGTACCGCCCCGTGCACGCCGCCAGTGATCACCTTCCGGCACCGCCCGCCACCCGCACCGTTCACCGAGCAGACAGCCCGGGAAATCGCCCGACGCCTGGCCACCGTGACCGCCCACCCCCGCTTGGCCGCCGCCCTCGCCGCCGCGCTCTTCACCGGCGCCTCCTTCCAACAGCTCGCCACCGCCCGCCCAGGCGACTACGACGACACCGCAGCCACCCTGGCCCTGCACGACCGCACCCGCTACACCGACGGCTGCGCTACCTACGGTGTGCCGTCGTGGGCGCGCGTCTTCCTGAAGGCCGCCGTCTGCTTCGCTCGGCTCGCTCCTGGCCAGGACCAGCATCTGCTGGCCGGCCCTCACGACCGCGCCCACCTGCTGCGCGTAGCGGAGGCGGCCAGGCTCCGCCCGCCCCAGCCGTCCGCCGGCCCGCGCACCGGCGGTATCCAGTGGGATTGGCGCGAACGCAAGGAAGCACAGTGCTATGACGCGATGCTGACGCGGCACCAGATCCCGCCCTCGTCCTGAACCCGGCCCCAGGCGCACGTCAGTCGATGGAGAAATCGGCGAACTCCACGTCGGTGAAGGCGATCCCGAGACCGTGAGCACGTCGGCCTCCGTCCCGGAAATAGGCATGCCCCAAAGCCCGGGCGAGGATCACCAGCTGCTGCTGCTCGCCCCCGCCGGCATCCCGGGCGGCGAACAGCTCGCGGGCCACTTCTCCTGATAAGTACTGGGTGATCAGCCGTACTCGTGGATCGTCCGACGAGCCTGCCGGAGCGGCGAATCCGAACCGCGCCCTGGTGTGGAAGACGAACCCGTCGGCCTCGGCCCGGGCCCGCCGGCGGGCGCGCACCAGGGGCTGCCACCGTGCTCTGACAGCCTCATCGATCAACCCCGCATGCACGGCACTGGGACGGCGGCGCATTCCCGGCCGGGTGGTGACCCACCTCTGGACCGTGCGCTGGGAGATCCCCAGGAGGACAGCCACGTTCATCGTGGAGCCCTTCTCCGCCCTGAGCAGGAAACGCACAGCGGCATCCCGCGTAGGCACGGGACGGGTCAGCAACGCCCGCTCGAGCCCTTTGACGATCTCACCCATGCCCGCCCCCGAGCGTTCTGCCACCGCGATGGCTGGTGCACGGCGGCGGTCTGCTCTCCCAGATCTCTCACACCAAGCCGCTCTCCCCGGTCAGTTCAGGCATAGCCAAGACACCACCGCAGGCCCTCGGCTAGAGAGCCAGCAGTAACCCAAGCCCGAGAACACCCTTCCCGAAGCAACCGTGAACCCCCACCGCCATTTACGCCATCCGTACGTGTTTGGTACGCGAAACGTACGCTTCACGCTAGAGTTGCGGGACTGGAGGTGCTGCATGTCCGAGCTGTTCGACGCGGTCGACGCGCTCATCGCGTCCCGTTCCCCGCTGCCGCCCCCGGCGGAGCGCAGGCGGCTGCGCCAGGCGCACGGCCTGACGCTGGACGAGGTGGCCGCCGCACTACAGGTGCGGCGCGCGACGGTCGGCGGCTGGGAGGCCGGTAAGACCGAGCCTCGGCCGCCGGAGCGCGACGCCTATGCCCGCATGCTCAAGCAGCTCGCCCAGCTCTACCCCGCCAACGCCCCGGTGCCCTCTGAGGACACGGCGGCCCCCGAGACGCCTGCCCCCCCAGCCGCTCCTGCGCCAACGGGAGCTGAACCGGCCAAAGCCCGCACCGAACCCACAGCACCGATCCAGGAGCCAGCTTCTGAGAACACCGCGCTGCGCCCTGCCACTGTGCCGCATCCGGGGGCCACGACCAGGCTGACGTCGCGTCGGTCGCCCGCGCGGAAGGCCGCCCCGGCTGGCACCCCAGCCGGTGGTGCCGATGCGCGGTTCGAGAACGGGCCGCTCGCGGTCGTCGACGTCGAAGACGGTCAGGTGCTGGCGTACTGCGTCGGCGGCCTGGTACTTGACGTACCGGCGAAGTCGATTGCGGCCCTGGTGGAGTGGATGCTGAGCGAGGGGCGGCTCGGTCAGCCGAAGCTGTCCGGGCCAGGCAAGGACGCCGACCCGCTGCTCGTGCTGACCGACGCCGCGCTGGAGCGCTACGGCCTGCCCGTCACGCTCACCAAGGAGGAGCGCCTGGCCGGCCGGATCCCGGAGGGCCACAAGGTCATCAAGCAGCTGACGCGCGCCGACTGGCAGCTGACCAAGCGCGGGTTTGGGCCGTGGGCGAGGATCTACCGCCCCGCGCAGGGCTCGGAACGCTCCTGCGTGCAGTTGTGCATCCCGTCGTGGGACGCGCTCGACACCCGGCACTGGGCCGACACAGGGCAGTTGCCGCCGGCGGACCTGGCCCGGCTGCTGGGCACGTATGCGGCCCGCGTGATGACGCCGCGCGGATCGACCGCCGTGACCGGCCTGGAGCTGATGACTGCCCTGCACCCGCCGACCCGTGCCTCCGAACCGGACGCAACGGGCAAGCGGCACTCCGAGCACAACCCCGGCTCTCTGGGCAAGGATCCGGTGGACTGCGCACCGTGCGAGGCCCCCGACGGGCACCCGCTGGTCGCAGACCTGCCGCGCTTCCACCACCGCACCCCGGCTGAAGTCTTGGTGGAGGAGGCGTACGACTGGGCGCGCCCGCTCACCGACGCCGAATGCCTTCGCCCTCACCTGGTGGGCATCGACGTGAACATGGCCTTCGCCGCTGGCGCGAACGGCCTCACGGTCGGCCTTGGGGCGCCGACGCACGTCAAGAACCCCGTCTTCGATCCGAAACTGCCCGGTTCCTGGCTGGTCGACCTGAGCCACGTCGACCTGTCCCGCGTGAAGGTGGCCAAGGACAAATGGGCGCAGCTGGACGCCGGGCTGCTGCCCAGTCCGTTCACGCCGAAGGGCGAGCGCCCGGAAGGGCCGGCCTGGTACGCCACGCCCACCGTCGCGTACGCGGTCGAACTGGGCTACGAGGTGCGCCCGGTCGAGGCGTGGGTGCGCTACGACAACGGGCGTTACCTGGACGGCTGGTACAACCGGCTGCGCGACGCGTACCTCGCCACGATGGCCGACCTCGGCGTGCACGCGGGCCTGTCGCCGGCCGACTTCCTCGCGGCGATGGACGGCTACCGGCAGCGTGACCCCCAACTGGCGATCGTGGTGTCCGCGGTCAAGGCGACGGTGAAGGGGGGCATCGGCAAGCTGCGTGAGCGTCCGCGCGGGGAGGGTTGGAAGCCCGGGCAGCCGTGGCGGGCCCTTGCCCGGCCGACGTGGCGTCCGGACATCCGCGCCGCCGTCATCTCCCGCACGCGGATCAACATGCACCGCAAGATCGTCAAGCACGCGGCGTTCACCGGGCAGTACCCGGTCGCGGTCCTCTCGGACTGCGCCGTCTACGCCTCCGACGGGCCGTCGCCGCTGGACTTCCTGCCCTACCGGGACGGCAAGCCCCTGCCCGGCGGCTTCAAGCTCGGCGTGAACCCCGGCCTCGTCAAGTGGGAGGGCACGCAGAGCGTGCTGTGGGGCGAGGGCGTTCGCGAGCGGTTCGACGCCCCGGACCTCAACCTCGCGCGGTACATCAAGGACGGCACCGTCACCGACCAGGACACCGGGGAGTAGGTAGAGCGCGATGAGCCTGTTCGGCAACGGCCTGGACGCCGCAGTGCACAAGGCGTTCACCCGCCCAGCGCCCAAGAGCGCGCCCGCGCAGATGCGGTACCTGGTCAAGCAGCTCAAGAGCACCAAGGCGGTCGCCCAGATGCTGCGGATCTCGCAGCGCACGGTCGAGCGGTACGTGAAGAACCAGATCAAGAAGCCCCGCCCGGACCTCGCAGCCCGCCTGGAGCGGGAGGTGAAGAAGCGGTGGCAGCCGCAGATCCGCGCCCAGGCGCGGCAAAAGGCGGCGACCACCGGCGGCATCGTCATTGACACCCGCGCCCGCATCGGCTACACCGCACCAATCGGCACGACGGACGAGGACCGCCTTCGACACCTGACCGTCGCGCTGCCGCCCCGCTACGCCGCCCGCCTCTTCGACGCCCAGGAGGCCGGCGCCACCGACCGGCAGCTCCAGCGGATCGCCGCCGAAGCACTCAAGGAGATGTACTTCCAGGACAACGGCCGCCGCGCCGGCCAGCTGGAGGAGGTCCGCTTCACGGACATCGAGCACCTCGAGTTCGACCTGTAGCAACCGCGCCCGAACAGCCTGCGAGCCCGGACCTGTGACTGAGCGCTTTACTTGGCGAGTGAGTGTTGTACTTGGCGGAGTTGAGCGCTGGTGATCGAGGGAGGTAGCGAGCCGGTCGGTGTAGGCGTTGGGTAACTCCTTTCGGGATCAAGGTGCACGACAACGTCCAACCGTTCGGGGCAGTTGATCCATCGTCGGTCTACTCGTCGATGGCGGCGTCGACGATGCCGCCATGGCGGGCGAGAGCCTCGCCCAGTGCCTTCCGTCCCTCGCTGCCAGGAGCACTGGCCTGCCACGCGGAGAACGCGTTCCTTACGATCTCGCCTCCGCGATACGGGGCAAGGTCTGAGGGCGCAGCGCCGTCGTAAAGCGGGAGGAGGCCTGTCAGGATGGCCCGCGCGTCCGTCGACTGTGGATGCCGGGCGGCCCGCCGGGCTACGTGGTCCGGCGCTTCCACGAGTGGAGTCTGTTCCACCGTGCGCCGGGTCAGGTCCAGCCATGTTTGGTCGTCCAGGCCCACGGCGAAGGAGAAGGCGCCTGCACCGTGCAGGTGAGCGTGGCCCTCCGGTACTTCCAGGGCGAGCACGGCCCGCCAGAAGCGGAAGGCGTTGTCGTTCAGGTCTTCCCCGCTACCGTCCTTGGGTAAAATCCTCGCTGTCCGAGAGAGTAGGCGCGAAACCGCAGCTGGGCCGGCGGCTCGCTGAGCCAAGGCCGATACGAAGCCTTCGATCGGTCCGAGGACGTCCGGGGCGATGAGGAAGGCGTGCGCGCACCGAAATGCTTCCTGGTCGATGTCGGGGGAGCACAGGAGAGCTTGCAGCCGGTCCGGGTCGATCTGGCCGAACACATCCACGTTGACCGGCAGGTGCTTGAGCCAGGTGCGAGCGGGCCGCCACGTATCGTCGAGGCTGAGAAGCTCGGCGCGATGGTCGGCGAACCAACGGCGGGCATGTCGGTGAAGCGGTGTGAGGGCCCACCCGATAGCGGCCAGCGCTCGGTCGTCTGGGGCGGCGTCGAGGATGGCGTCGAGGCGTGCGGTCATCTCCACGGGGGGCGCGCCTTCAACACGGGAACGATGGCTACCCCAACGGATCAGGGCAAGTAGCGCGAGGCCCCCGACCGAGTTCGACATCACGTCGGCAGGGTCTGCCGTCGATTGAGTGGGAGCGGTCCATGCCGCGACGATACCGTCGAGCCAGACGGCGACCTCGGCCGCGGTCTCGCCGAGATCGACGTCGCGGGACCAAGCGGTATGGAGAAGACGGCAGAAGCTGCGCTCAAGGCGTTGGGCCGCTTCGGCGTCCCCTGCAGGGGAATCCGCGACAGGGATGAGGTCCCACATAGCGAGAACCATGCGGCGGATGGTCTCAGCGTCGGCGGACGTCCGGCCGGCGGTGATCTGGTTCTCCAGGGCGGCGAAGTAGGCGGCCTGCAGGTGGAGGTCCACAAGCTCGGCCGACACCTGTTCCGGGTCGGCCATCCAGGTCTCAGGTGCCTCGCTGACCAGGGTGGACAGCAGGACTTCCTCATCGTCCCGCTCACGACTGGTGTCGCCCGGCTCTGCCGCCGCAGCGAGCATGCGGGCGGCGGCGACGGCTCCGTCGGAGCCAGCCGCGGCGGACAGCTCGGCGAATCCGTCCTCGGGTACCCGCTCCACCGAGACGACTTCCCATCGTGGTGCGGGCCGCTCCGGCGGAGTGCCGAACCGCTCGGCGAAGAGATCGAGGACGGGCTGCCAGAGAGCGAGGACGGACGCTGGCAGGATGGGCGAGAGCGACCACACCATGAACCAGGTCCGGACCGTGGGCAGCGGCTTGCGATCTTTGAGTGCCTGGAGGCCGGCTTCGAGACCGGCCGCGTCCGGCGGGGCGCCAAGACCATTCGCCAGCGCGGCCTCCATTTGAGGCGATCGCGCCTCGGAGCAGGCGCTGTTCACGGCGCGCAGGAAGTCCGCGAGGTCCGCCGTCGTCCTCCGCATGGCTCCAATCCGTGAGATGACTCCGAGCGCCGCCTCCCACCAGACGTCCGACTCGTTCCCCGGTGGGACCTCCAAGAGGTGCACCGCGACCAGCCGGTCGAGCACCGGTCCTGCGGGAAGCCCACTGGACCACTGCCTTGTACGGACACCGAGAGCGAGTCCGTATCCCGCCTCGTACCGTGCGAAGTCCAAGCACGCCCGCGCGATCAACCGCACCAGCGAGTCGCCCGGATGCGTGGCGCCAACCGACCGCAGGTCGTTCTCAACCTCGAACTCGCCGACACCGTCGGGAGAATTCAAGCCAGCCGCCATCACCTCCGCCAGGCCCTGTCGCACCAGATTCGCCACCGAGATCTCTGGCCCGCCGTCCTCAGGCCGGGCCCCGGCCGCCTTGAGATGCTCCAGTGCTTGCTGCGCCTCCCAGGGATCCAGCCAGCTGGTGGCTGCGGCGCTCTTCAGCACGCGGGTCACCACGCTGACCCACTGTCCGTTCCGCTCCCGCGCAGGAACGTCAACAGCCCAGTAGTGGATGTCGAGCAGCAAGCCATCGGTCTCGCTGGTCTTCACGAGCCGCAGGACGAACGCGCTCGCGGCGGCGCCGAGCACTCGGGCCAGGCGCACTGTCTGCGCTGTAGCGGCAGGCCCCAGCTTCGTGATCGCGTTGAGTCTGGCATCGAGCCATGCCAGCACGCGTTCGGGATCCTTAGCCGCGAGGCGTTCGAAATACGAGGCAGCGGTCCACCTGTCGCTCTCCGGCAACAGCCTGTTCTCCGGGAGCAGGTCGAGCCATGCCGAGCTGGTGGCCTTCTCGAAGAAGTAGCTGTTGGCTCTGGGGTCGGTGATCCTTGAGACTTCGTCGGCCTCTTCCTGAGTGGGCTGGGAGAGGTTGACGAGTTCGCGTAGCCGCGGCGCCCGGGCTGGAAGGTCTACGAACAGTTGCTCGACGGCGGCGATGATCTTGTGCAAAGTCGAGGCGGCAAGCTCGGTGTCGGCGGATTCGCCATGCACCGTCACGTTGGCGTCCTGGTAGAAGTCCGACCATGCCTTGATGGCCTGGAGTTCGACAGCGCCCGGTTCCCGGCGAGTCTGCTGATGGACCAGCTTGCTGACCTTCCGCGCCCGGAACTCCCAGCCGTTGGCCTGCTCGTACGTGAACGCGGCGAATGCTTCTTCGACCGCCTCGAACTCGGCGGCCAGAGCGTCCCGCAGGAAGGCCTCATGGGCCTTGCGGGCTTCGAACAGTTCACGGAGTCTGACGAAGACCGCGTCGCCTTCGGACAACCGGTCCGGAAGGGCATCCAAGGCATCGACCTCAGCCGCCAGAGCAGCCCGCGCTTCGAACACGGCTGACGGGTTCGCTACCGGGGCCTTGTGCTGGCCCCGCGCCGCCACCACAGCCTTCAGCTTGGTGAACAGGGCGTCCTTCGAAGTGAGTTCGGCCGGGAGACTGCCGAGCGCGTCGAGCTCGGCCTCCAGTTTCTCCAGCGCCCCGGAGGATCTCCGGGCGTTCAGCAGCACCTTGAGCCTGGCGGAGAGCTCCCGCCCCGTACTCCCTGTGCCGATGAACTCTGACTCCTTGCCGGCGAGCTTCAGCAGACCCTCCACCGCGCCGCGACAGCAGGAGATCACGATCTCACTCCGCCGCTCCCACTCCTGCTCCTCTGTCAGCAGCCGGTCTGCCGACCGCAACAGACCCAAGGCACGAACTCCTGGTTCGCCCAGGTCGGTCAACGCGACAGAGAGGGGGGACCCGTCAGCCAGCTCGGGCGCCTTGCTCAAACGGAGGCAGTGGTCAGAGCGTTCGTCCATCTCGGCAACGTATCGAATCGGCAGCCAGCCGACACGACGCTCGGTGGGAACACGGTAGGGGTGCTACTACGTCGCCCAGCAGCCACGCCCGAGGGAATGAGCGTCGTACTTGGCGGGTCGGGCCAACTACAGCGCTCAGTTTGCGTGCGGAGGCATGATCGGTCCTGTGCCCCACCATGCTCAAGTGGCCAGCGTGGTCCGGCTGCCTTACCCCTCAACATCGTCTTGGACCAGCCGTGCCCAATGCTTACGGCCGCGGGCCTCATCTGATGCGTATACAAAGCGAGTCACCGTCCATTCTGGGGCGACGAGCGGTGAGAATACAGAAGTGGCTACGGTCTGAAACCCTCGGATTGACGAGCTGAGAAGCTCCGTAACGTTTTGTTCGAAATCGGCATTGCCGCCGCCGTAGAGCTCATCGACCAGCAGGAGTGTTGGCTGTGTACGAGCATAGGTCTCCGCGAGGGCTACGAGGACCTCAAGTACCACGCTCCTATCCAGCGATCTATCGTGACCTCGATCTGAAATGACCTTGTCACCCAGGGTGTACTCGGCCTGAATCTGATCTTCCACAATCCGTATCTGCTTGACTGCTCCGCGAACGATCTCTGGCAACTCCGTGATCAGATTTCGAACGGCCCAATGATCCAGCCCGAGCAGCCTTCCTAGCTCGCGCACATCTCGAGGCGCATATGCCCAAACCGACGGGAGAGTGACTATTCGATACGGCTGGGAGAGAAACGGCACAGCGGTTCCGTCAGCCGAGAAGAGCAGTTGCTCGCCTTCGGCTCTGAACTCGGCTCGGCGTGGTTGGGGGTCGTACCAGTTGATCGCCGCGTGCACTGTCGAATCCGATCGGTCCCGGCGATCCATGATAATTGAAGGTGAGGACAAACCGGACAGGAGTGAAATGAAGTGAGTCTTGCCGATACCCGTTCCGCCGAGGAAAAGATTGCATCGCGAGAACCGTACGGTCGTCGGCTCCGCTAGCCAGATATCCTTGAGAATGTCGATGGAGTGGATCCATCCGAAAGGGCGGGATATGCCGCCGTGCTCCATGCGGATTCGTGTCTCATGGAGGTCTTTCCACCCTCGTAGTAGTGACGCAGGATAGGCCCCGCCAGCGTTGGTATCGACAAGACGCGCGCAACGGGCACATAGCCAGATTCCGTTGGGAGGAGCGCTGCGTTGGGTGTCGGTCAGGCCGCCGGTGCCCCGGGGGCCGTTGGGCGCTGCAGCATAGATATGGGCGGCCGTGCCTGTGAGCTCAAAGTCCGCGCTGCCCGATCCTGGGCCAATGGTTAGCACTCCACAGCCTGGGTTGGAGCACCGGTAAGCTGCCCTCAGCGCCAGTGTGCCCTTGGTCTTATCCGTGAAGTTCGCCCGTCGACCCGACTGCTCGGAGTCCACAGCATCTCCCTTCGTTCGTTCAACGAAGAGGCACCATAGTCCGGGGACTGGTCGGCTTCCCCCTGCAGCCCGCTCAGGGTCCCAACTGTGGTGCTCAGGCTCGCCAACTATGGCGCCCAGTCACAGGGCCGATCGGGTCCGGACTCGCAGGCGTATCCACGGCAGGGGATCGGATGCTCATGCACGAGATGCCCACGTCCTACTCCGGAGGCGGCGTCACCAGCTTTGTAGTGCTCGGGTCGACGTCCGCTGCACAGGCCAGGGTCGGGAGGTCGCGGTCGAGCAGGCCGTTCATTTCGATGGCCACACGGCTGAGCAGGTGGGCGGCTTGGACGGACTGGCCGTCGGCGACGGCGGCGTAGAACCGGGCGGCATAGGTGATGGCGTCGACATCGCCGATCGTGTCGGACATTCCGATGGCGAACGGCACGGTGCCGACCAGCTTCCCGGTCTGGGCTGCGGAGTGGCAGGAGTTCAGCAGGACCAGCAGCGGCTTGTCGTCCACGGCGGCGATGGCCCGGGCGAAGGCGCTGGCGCTGACGATGGCACCTTCGTGGAAGCCGTTCTCGCCCTTCTCGAAAGCGATCAGGTCCTGTGTGCTGTGGCCGGAGAAGTGCACGACGTGGGGACGGAACCGGGTCAGCGCGTCCAGGAAGACGTCCGCCGTCGCAGCAGGGTGGACATCCAGTTCGACAAGGTTGCGATGGGTGGCGCTCTGCACGGCCGCACGAATCCTCTGTTGTTCCTGGCCGACTCGCAGGTCACCGGCGGAGGCGGCTGCCAGTAGCAGCACTCGCAGTTTCTCCGGCTTCGGGGCCCGCAGTTCTTTCAGCACTGTGCGCACCTCGCCCTCCGTCGCCGACAGGCGGCTCTCGATCTTCTGCTGCTCAGCTGCGGCATGACGCTCCGTCTTCTGCTGTTCACGCTGGCGAGCCTTCTCTGCGGCGGCCCGCTCAACCTGTTCCGCCTTCGCCAGCTTGGCCGACAGGTCAGCTGCCTCCTTGGAGAGCTTGCCGACCTTGGCGCTCCACGTGCTGGCGTCCTGGCCAGCTTTGTTGGCCTCGTTCTCGTACCGCTGGGCAGCACGCTGCTTGCTGTTGACGGTGCCCTGGCTGCTCGCCTTGGCGGCTGCGGCTTTCTCCTTCGTGGCCTTCGCGCGCTTGTCGGCTTCCTTCTTGCGGAACTCGCCGACCTTCTTCTCCGCGTCAGCGCGAGCCTTGTTCTTTCTGTCCAGCTGGCTCCGGTAGTAACTGGCGTTCATGGGCGTGCCTCTCTGCGGTTCCCGTCTCGCCAGGCTATGGCCACCCACTGACAACGCCCCTCGCCGCTTCCCACAGCGTTCCTGCAGGTGTGGCGGCAAGACGGGCAGTCCTGTGCGGGTCCGCTGACGATCGTGGCGGACGGGTCACGTTCCTTGCCCCGAAGGCCATCTGAGCGCTGGTAGATACTGGCCGCCATGGCAGAAGGCTCCGATCCGCAGCAGGACGTCACCTACCGGGCGCCGGTCGGCTCCGTCGATCTCAAGGCGTTCGACGAAGACGGCAACTCGTACGAGATCCGTGCGTGCCACGACTGTCTGCCGTGGTACGCGGAGGTCGTGGTCGTTGCCGGGGAAGTCCTCGTCAGGGAGTGGCATGCGGTGGGATGTCCGCAGTTCCAGGAGCTCATCCGGGACTGAGACGGGAATTCATCGCCCAGGGTCGGGACACATCTCCTATGGGTGATGATGTTGTAGTGAGTCTGGACCTGAGCAATTACGAACTCCTCTGGCCCGCATCGCTGTTCATATCCGAGGGCGAGCGCGTGCTCCGGTCCACAGGCTCCTGGCAGGACCGGGCTATTTGGCTCATGACGGAGGCCCTGACCGGCACAACTGCAGTCGCCGACTTCGAGGATCTGCCCAACCACACCGCGCCGACATCCGATCCCTGGGCGACCACCGCCACCGGCTGGGGCACCAAACGGGCCGTGATGGACCAGCACGACTGGTTCACCGAACTCATCCGCCGGGCGCCCGAGCTCAGGCATGCGGCCGCGCCCCGGCCGTACTGGCCGCAGCGCCGCGGCAACGGACTCGCTCACGATGGCAGTACCGCGCGGGACACCCGACGGGACTTCGCGCGGCTCATCGGCGAGTTCGCCGACAACGGCTACCTGGTCGAAGTCTTCGGCGAGGAATGCATCGACGATCACAGCGAGCTGCCTGACCCCTCCGACGTGATCGACAGGCGACTTGGCATCCCTGATCTGTGGCCGCTGGCGCCGGAGGCGTGGGGCGAAGACACCTTCTATGGGCTGATCGAGGTGTTCCACGACCTGGTGAGCCGCCCCCGTACGCGGCGCTTCCACTCCTACAGCGGCTGCGGATGGCACCACTCGGAGTTTCACAACGGCCCGGCACGCGTCCTGTACCGGTGGAAAGTCAACCAGCTGTTGCGCGAGGCCGGCATCGATTACGAACTGGCCGCCGAGGGTGAGGACCTCGGGCGCCTGGTCGCCGTCACCGACGACGCCCGAAGCCAGCTGGTGCACCGCGCCCTCAACGACAGCCCACCCGACACCACCGCCGGTGTCCGCCACGCCATCGCCCTCTTCCGAGGGCGTGACACGTCAGCCGAGAGCAAGCGATCGGCCATCTTCAACCTCGCCCGCATCCTTGAGGAACGCCGTGCCCTGATCAAGCAGCACCTCGGGAAGGACGAA
Coding sequences within it:
- a CDS encoding ATP-binding protein, with product MTAATYQYVDLPDASVVTTRALLTARENITDTVAARAMMCIHGGAGFGKTLAVNTCLRELEPGEDVRKITFRARPTARAVRYELFTALDLAGEPPRHPSEFDRLLKMALAERPRTFLVDEAQWLNGEAFEYFRYLWDEPATQLAIIFVGGEGCHTVLRREPMLSSRIFIWQHFTRLTPGEVLEAIPLFHPVWADADPDDIAFADQHAAHGNFRAWAQLTAHTRTALARTGRSRVDQELLRWAFSRLA
- the tpg gene encoding telomere-protecting terminal protein Tpg, encoding MSLFGNGLDAAVHKAFTRPAPKSAPAQMRYLVKQLKSTKAVAQMLRISQRTVERYVKNQIKKPRPDLAARLEREVKKRWQPQIRAQARQKAATTGGIVIDTRARIGYTAPIGTTDEDRLRHLTVALPPRYAARLFDAQEAGATDRQLQRIAAEALKEMYFQDNGRRAGQLEEVRFTDIEHLEFDL
- the tpg gene encoding telomere-protecting terminal protein Tpg: MGEIVKGLERALLTRPVPTRDAAVRFLLRAEKGSTMNVAVLLGISQRTVQRWVTTRPGMRRRPSAVHAGLIDEAVRARWQPLVRARRRARAEADGFVFHTRARFGFAAPAGSSDDPRVRLITQYLSGEVARELFAARDAGGGEQQQLVILARALGHAYFRDGGRRAHGLGIAFTDVEFADFSID
- the tap gene encoding telomere-associated protein Tap; this translates as MSELFDAVDALIASRSPLPPPAERRRLRQAHGLTLDEVAAALQVRRATVGGWEAGKTEPRPPERDAYARMLKQLAQLYPANAPVPSEDTAAPETPAPPAAPAPTGAEPAKARTEPTAPIQEPASENTALRPATVPHPGATTRLTSRRSPARKAAPAGTPAGGADARFENGPLAVVDVEDGQVLAYCVGGLVLDVPAKSIAALVEWMLSEGRLGQPKLSGPGKDADPLLVLTDAALERYGLPVTLTKEERLAGRIPEGHKVIKQLTRADWQLTKRGFGPWARIYRPAQGSERSCVQLCIPSWDALDTRHWADTGQLPPADLARLLGTYAARVMTPRGSTAVTGLELMTALHPPTRASEPDATGKRHSEHNPGSLGKDPVDCAPCEAPDGHPLVADLPRFHHRTPAEVLVEEAYDWARPLTDAECLRPHLVGIDVNMAFAAGANGLTVGLGAPTHVKNPVFDPKLPGSWLVDLSHVDLSRVKVAKDKWAQLDAGLLPSPFTPKGERPEGPAWYATPTVAYAVELGYEVRPVEAWVRYDNGRYLDGWYNRLRDAYLATMADLGVHAGLSPADFLAAMDGYRQRDPQLAIVVSAVKATVKGGIGKLRERPRGEGWKPGQPWRALARPTWRPDIRAAVISRTRINMHRKIVKHAAFTGQYPVAVLSDCAVYASDGPSPLDFLPYRDGKPLPGGFKLGVNPGLVKWEGTQSVLWGEGVRERFDAPDLNLARYIKDGTVTDQDTGE